From Cheilinus undulatus linkage group 17, ASM1832078v1, whole genome shotgun sequence, one genomic window encodes:
- the ggt5b gene encoding glutathione hydrolase 5 proenzyme isoform X2, with the protein MARCKPWLVCCSTFVCLVCTAALVCFFIFSFLDRGCPNGSFKHAAVAADSLRCSQIGRKMLQEGGSAVDGAIAALLCTSVINPQSMGIGGGSVFTIREKTGKVKVFNFRETVPKAFKSNLLNDCPTTSKMTTGTQWIGVPGELRGYEDVHRRYGKLPWAKLFEPTIKLAREGIPLPPYLGLLLNIPLAKKHVEKSSLCEVLCNKNKTVLGKGDMLKFPKLAESMEMIAAQGAKAFYTGKIGHDLIQDIKDAGGTMEVEDLESFRVRVADAWTVPLGDAKLHIAPPPAGGALLAFILKLLEGFSLTPDSFHGDQKIQTYHLFIEAAKFANGQKRNIHDPDFNDRKSADHLIDPTFIDHIRKMISSNRTHENSYYNVKPSTDHFGTTHVSVLDEDGLAVSATSTINHLFGGAVYSPRTGIILNNELSDFCKRADTLTAGEQPPSSMTPVILESKSGGLLVIGGSGGSMITVAVALSIMNHLWLGMNLTEAIAAPIVYIDPNNNLNFERFMNHEKFDQSVKDGLLALGHKQGDSEYFVNVVNAVEKENGCIVAVSDSRKLGMSDGY; encoded by the exons ATGGCTAGGTGCAAGCCGTGGCTGGTGTGCTGTTCTACTTTTGTGTGCTTGGTTTGCACAGCAGCTCTCGTATGTTTCTTCATCTTCTCGTTTTTGGACAGAGGATGTCCAAACGGCAGCTTCAAGCACGCGGCTGTGGCTGCAGACTCCCTGCGGTGCTCACAGATTGGCAG GAAGATGCTGCAGGAGGGGGGGTCAGCAGTAGATGGCGCCATTGCAGCTCTTCTGTGCACATCTGTGATCAATCCTCAGAGTATGGGGATTGGAGGAGGGTCTGTATTCACTATCAGAGAGAAAACAG GCAAAGTTAAAGTCTTCAACTTCAGAGAAACTGTCCCAAAGGCTTTCAAATCTAACTTGTTAAACGACTGTCCCACCACTTCCAAAATGACCACAG GCACACAGTGGATCGGTGTTCCTGGAGAGCTGCGAGGCTACGAGGATGTACACAGACGATATGGGAAGCTGCCGTGGGCTAAGCTGTTTGAGCCCACAATTAAACTGGCCAGAGAGGGCATCCCTCTGCCTCCATATCTGGGACTTCTCCTAAACATTCCTCTTGCAAAAAAACATGTAGAAAAATCCTCTCTCTG TGAAGTTTTATGCAACAAGAATAAAACCGTTCTGGGTAAAGGAGACATGCTGAAGTTTCCCAAACTGGCAGAAAGCATGGAAATGATCGCAGCACAAGGAGCCAAGGCCTTTTACACTGGCAAGATAGGACATGACTTAATCCAAGACATAAAAGATGCAG GTGGGACCATGGAGGTGGAGGATCTGGAGTCCTTCAGGGTGCGGGTAGCGGATGCATGGACTGTTCCTCTGGGAGATGCGAAGCTGCACATTGCTCCACCACCTGCTGGAGGCGCTCTGCTGGCCTTCATTCTCAAACTTCTGGAAG gATTTTCTTTGACTCCAGATTCCTTTCACGGGGACCAGAAGATTCAGACATACCATCTCTTCATAGAGGCAGCTAAATTTGCAAATGGACAAAAGAGAAACATCCATGATCCTGATTTTAATGACAGAAAG AGTGCTGATCATTTGATCGATCCCACTTTCATCGATCACATCAGAAAGATGATTTCCTCAAACCGCACCCATGAGAACTCCTACTATAATGTGAAACCCTCCACTGATCACTTTGGGACGACTCACGTGTCAGTGCTGGATGAAGATGGACTGGCGGTGTCTGCCACCAGCACTATTAACCATCT GTTTGGAGGTGCCGTCTACTCTCCACGGACAGGCATTATACTCAACAATGAGCTGTCAGACTTTTGTAAGAGAGCAGACACACTGACAGCAG GTGAACAGCCTCCTTCTTCAATGACTCCGGTCATACTGGAGTCAAAGTCTGGAGGTCTTCTTGTGATTGGTGGATCTGGTGGAAGTATGATCACTGTAGCAGTAGCCTTG TCGATAATGAATCACCTGTGGCTGGGGATGAATCTCACAGAGGCCATTGCTGCACCTATAGTGTACATTGATCCCaacaataatttaaattttgagaGATTTATGAATCATGAGAAGTTTGACCAA TCCGTGAAGGATGGCCTCTTAGCTCTCGGACACAAGCAGGGGGACTCGGAGTACTTCGTCAACGTGGTTAATGCAGTGGAAAAGGAGAATGGATGCATTGTGGCCGTATCTGACAGCAGGAAGCTGGGCATGTCTGACGGTTACTGA
- the ggt5b gene encoding glutathione hydrolase 5 proenzyme isoform X1 yields the protein MARCKPWLVCCSTFVCLVCTAALVCFFIFSFLDRGCPNGSFKHAAVAADSLRCSQIGRKMLQEGGSAVDGAIAALLCTSVINPQSMGIGGGSVFTIREKTGKVKVFNFRETVPKAFKSNLLNDCPTTSKMTTGTQWIGVPGELRGYEDVHRRYGKLPWAKLFEPTIKLAREGIPLPPYLGLLLNIPLAKKHVEKSSLCEVLCNKNKTVLGKGDMLKFPKLAESMEMIAAQGAKAFYTGKIGHDLIQDIKDAGGTMEVEDLESFRVRVADAWTVPLGDAKLHIAPPPAGGALLAFILKLLEGFSLTPDSFHGDQKIQTYHLFIEAAKFANGQKRNIHDPDFNDRKSADHLIDPTFIDHIRKMISSNRTHENSYYNVKPSTDHFGTTHVSVLDEDGLAVSATSTINHLFGGAVYSPRTGIILNNELSDFCKRADTLTAGEQPPSSMTPVILESKSGGLLVIGGSGGSMITVAVALVTQLVLFITSFKDSLFVFLHCFLLFSQSIMNHLWLGMNLTEAIAAPIVYIDPNNNLNFERFMNHEKFDQSVKDGLLALGHKQGDSEYFVNVVNAVEKENGCIVAVSDSRKLGMSDGY from the exons ATGGCTAGGTGCAAGCCGTGGCTGGTGTGCTGTTCTACTTTTGTGTGCTTGGTTTGCACAGCAGCTCTCGTATGTTTCTTCATCTTCTCGTTTTTGGACAGAGGATGTCCAAACGGCAGCTTCAAGCACGCGGCTGTGGCTGCAGACTCCCTGCGGTGCTCACAGATTGGCAG GAAGATGCTGCAGGAGGGGGGGTCAGCAGTAGATGGCGCCATTGCAGCTCTTCTGTGCACATCTGTGATCAATCCTCAGAGTATGGGGATTGGAGGAGGGTCTGTATTCACTATCAGAGAGAAAACAG GCAAAGTTAAAGTCTTCAACTTCAGAGAAACTGTCCCAAAGGCTTTCAAATCTAACTTGTTAAACGACTGTCCCACCACTTCCAAAATGACCACAG GCACACAGTGGATCGGTGTTCCTGGAGAGCTGCGAGGCTACGAGGATGTACACAGACGATATGGGAAGCTGCCGTGGGCTAAGCTGTTTGAGCCCACAATTAAACTGGCCAGAGAGGGCATCCCTCTGCCTCCATATCTGGGACTTCTCCTAAACATTCCTCTTGCAAAAAAACATGTAGAAAAATCCTCTCTCTG TGAAGTTTTATGCAACAAGAATAAAACCGTTCTGGGTAAAGGAGACATGCTGAAGTTTCCCAAACTGGCAGAAAGCATGGAAATGATCGCAGCACAAGGAGCCAAGGCCTTTTACACTGGCAAGATAGGACATGACTTAATCCAAGACATAAAAGATGCAG GTGGGACCATGGAGGTGGAGGATCTGGAGTCCTTCAGGGTGCGGGTAGCGGATGCATGGACTGTTCCTCTGGGAGATGCGAAGCTGCACATTGCTCCACCACCTGCTGGAGGCGCTCTGCTGGCCTTCATTCTCAAACTTCTGGAAG gATTTTCTTTGACTCCAGATTCCTTTCACGGGGACCAGAAGATTCAGACATACCATCTCTTCATAGAGGCAGCTAAATTTGCAAATGGACAAAAGAGAAACATCCATGATCCTGATTTTAATGACAGAAAG AGTGCTGATCATTTGATCGATCCCACTTTCATCGATCACATCAGAAAGATGATTTCCTCAAACCGCACCCATGAGAACTCCTACTATAATGTGAAACCCTCCACTGATCACTTTGGGACGACTCACGTGTCAGTGCTGGATGAAGATGGACTGGCGGTGTCTGCCACCAGCACTATTAACCATCT GTTTGGAGGTGCCGTCTACTCTCCACGGACAGGCATTATACTCAACAATGAGCTGTCAGACTTTTGTAAGAGAGCAGACACACTGACAGCAG GTGAACAGCCTCCTTCTTCAATGACTCCGGTCATACTGGAGTCAAAGTCTGGAGGTCTTCTTGTGATTGGTGGATCTGGTGGAAGTATGATCACTGTAGCAGTAGCCTTGGTAACTCAGTTGGTCCTGTTTATAACCTCTTTTAAAGattcattatttgttttcttacactgttttcttttattctcaCAGTCGATAATGAATCACCTGTGGCTGGGGATGAATCTCACAGAGGCCATTGCTGCACCTATAGTGTACATTGATCCCaacaataatttaaattttgagaGATTTATGAATCATGAGAAGTTTGACCAA TCCGTGAAGGATGGCCTCTTAGCTCTCGGACACAAGCAGGGGGACTCGGAGTACTTCGTCAACGTGGTTAATGCAGTGGAAAAGGAGAATGGATGCATTGTGGCCGTATCTGACAGCAGGAAGCTGGGCATGTCTGACGGTTACTGA